A region from the Flavobacteriales bacterium genome encodes:
- a CDS encoding T9SS type A sorting domain-containing protein produces the protein MKNIVTLSALCTTGALIAQPNITQLNIPVIGDVATIGRCSDPIDSVALNASAGPMQTWDFSGLTEFSEEQILFVDPASTDFVDDFPNATFCGITWDDAFTYYVAGPSALESEGSAIIIGPGDTAKYLMDVDLEQVIELPYSYGDQFNDAYSGTFSAAGFLGTMNGTVDLVADGYGTLILPTGTYTNTVRYRMSRVQNNTIFGNTTVNTSEQWAWVSSDHRFWLLLMDMDFDGFSTSEQVWYDKNPISVGPQTVEESDLANVRIHPTPAVQGSTVIIAGIANAGSLRAEVIDALGRTVLVTAIGQTTISTDGLVAGTYVVRLSSPGNAMVTTARLVIQ, from the coding sequence ATGAAGAACATCGTTACCCTCTCCGCGCTTTGTACCACGGGTGCCCTCATCGCCCAACCCAACATAACCCAGCTGAACATCCCGGTGATCGGCGATGTCGCCACCATCGGCCGCTGCTCCGATCCCATCGACAGTGTGGCGCTGAACGCCAGCGCAGGTCCCATGCAGACCTGGGACTTCAGCGGGCTCACCGAGTTCAGCGAGGAGCAGATCCTCTTCGTGGATCCCGCCTCAACGGATTTCGTTGATGACTTCCCGAACGCCACCTTCTGCGGGATCACGTGGGACGATGCATTCACCTACTACGTGGCGGGTCCTTCAGCGCTCGAGAGCGAAGGCAGCGCGATCATCATCGGACCGGGCGACACCGCCAAGTACCTCATGGACGTGGATCTTGAGCAAGTGATCGAATTGCCGTACAGCTACGGCGACCAATTCAACGATGCCTATAGCGGCACGTTCAGCGCTGCGGGTTTCCTCGGCACCATGAACGGCACTGTGGATCTGGTGGCCGACGGCTATGGCACCTTGATCCTGCCCACCGGGACCTACACCAACACCGTGCGCTACCGCATGAGCCGCGTGCAGAACAACACCATCTTCGGCAATACCACGGTGAACACGAGCGAACAATGGGCCTGGGTCTCGTCCGATCATCGCTTCTGGCTGCTGCTGATGGACATGGACTTCGACGGCTTCAGCACCAGCGAGCAGGTGTGGTATGACAAGAACCCCATTTCCGTGGGGCCGCAAACAGTGGAAGAGTCCGACCTGGCCAACGTGCGCATCCATCCGACACCGGCCGTGCAAGGCAGTACCGTCATCATTGCGGGCATCGCCAACGCTGGCTCCCTCAGGGCGGAGGTGATCGATGCGCTCGGCCGCACCGTACTGGTCACCGCGATCGGCCAGACGACGATCAGCACCGATGGACTCGTTGCGGGCACCTACGTCGTGCGCTTGTCGTCACCTGGCAATGCAATGGTCACAACAGCGCGCCTCGTCATCCAATAA
- a CDS encoding OmpA family protein, translated as MRHTLIALLLLTVGASNAQDANGCKDHPLITRYPGATLAWCEEMNHVDYAIARGPVTGYKQIDQWTEVKGKRTRIYYTISGTVSLRDLYLNYQSALKRAGVTILAEGQQDKSTSPEVGSRTMIGVHYARNDFPPSVGINLLKGSATSAGSFYIAASMKHNDVPAHVVVSGSQYTSDVKVLMVDIIEEVAIDTDKVKVDAEWMKQQIEAYGKVAINDILFDTDKATVQAASLPIIGEIARLLKLMPDLNVYVVGHTDMTGTLEHNLDLSKRRAAEVVRLLTAEHGIAAARLDAHGVGPLVPVGTNKTEAGKQLNRRVELVAR; from the coding sequence ATGCGTCACACGCTCATCGCACTGTTGCTCCTTACCGTCGGCGCGTCGAATGCCCAGGACGCCAACGGTTGCAAGGACCATCCGCTGATCACGCGCTACCCCGGTGCGACACTCGCTTGGTGCGAAGAGATGAACCACGTGGACTACGCGATCGCACGTGGGCCGGTCACTGGCTATAAGCAGATCGATCAGTGGACGGAGGTGAAAGGCAAGCGCACGCGCATCTACTACACCATCAGCGGCACCGTCTCCTTGCGCGACCTCTACCTCAACTACCAGAGCGCGTTGAAGCGGGCGGGCGTCACCATCCTCGCCGAAGGGCAGCAGGACAAGTCCACCTCGCCGGAGGTGGGCAGCCGCACCATGATCGGCGTCCACTACGCCCGCAACGATTTCCCGCCCAGCGTAGGCATCAACCTGCTGAAGGGTTCGGCCACCAGCGCTGGCAGCTTCTACATCGCCGCCAGCATGAAGCACAACGACGTGCCGGCGCATGTGGTGGTGAGCGGCTCGCAATACACCAGCGATGTGAAGGTGCTGATGGTGGACATCATCGAAGAAGTGGCCATCGACACAGACAAGGTGAAAGTGGATGCCGAATGGATGAAGCAGCAGATCGAGGCCTATGGCAAAGTGGCGATCAACGACATCCTCTTCGATACCGACAAAGCCACCGTGCAAGCCGCTTCGCTACCCATCATCGGAGAGATCGCGCGTCTGCTGAAGTTGATGCCCGATCTGAACGTCTATGTAGTGGGCCATACCGATATGACCGGGACGCTCGAGCACAACCTCGACCTGTCGAAGCGCCGTGCTGCGGAAGTCGTGCGCCTGCTCACCGCGGAACATGGCATAGCAGCGGCGAGGCTCGATGCGCATGGCGTTGGTCCGCTCGTGCCGGTGGGCACGAACAAGACCGAGGCGGGCAAGCAACTGAACCGGCGCGTGGAATTGGTGGCGCGGTAA